A single Iodidimonas sp. SYSU 1G8 DNA region contains:
- the katG gene encoding catalase/peroxidase HPI, with protein MSNESQCPMSGGNRAPTNRDWWPDQLDIQVLHHKSERADPMGEQFDYAAEFKTLDLDAVIQDLHALMTDSQEWWPADFGHYGGLFIRLAWHSAGTYRIADGRGGAGAGQQRFAPLNSWPDNANLDKARRLLWPIKQKYGRKLSWADLFVLVGNVALESMGFKTFGFAGGRADTWEPEELYWGPEGTWLGDSRYSGERELQNPLGAVQMGLIYVNPEGPNGNPDPVAAARDIRDTFARMAMNDEETVALIAGGHSFGKTHGAGDPSLIGAEPEGGAIEDQGLGWKSRHGTGIGADAITGGPEVIWTQTPTRWSNLFFENLFSFEWELETSPAGAKQWRAKNAEASIPDPFDPSRKRVPTMLTTDLALRFDPAYEKISRRFLENPDQFADAFARAWFKLTHRDMGPIQRYLGPLVPKETLIWQDPIPAVDHPLVGEADIETLKSRVLASGLPVSQLVSAAWASASTFRGSDKRGGANGARIRLAPQKDWEVNQPAQLAQVLGALERIRQDFNAGASGGKKVSLADLIVLAGGAAIEKAASDAGIALKVPFTPGRMDASQEQTDVESFAPLEPRADAFRNYYTANKLMTPEEAMVDKAQLLGLSGPEMTVLLGGLRVLGANVGQSAHGVFTHRAGRLTNDFFVNLLDMATEWQPVAGKEGVYEGLDRKTGSVKWTGTRVDLIFGSHSQLRAFAEVYAAADAGEKFARDFAAAWAKVMNADRFDLA; from the coding sequence ATGTCGAATGAAAGCCAGTGTCCGATGTCCGGGGGCAACCGCGCGCCCACCAATCGCGACTGGTGGCCGGACCAGCTGGACATTCAGGTCCTGCACCACAAGTCGGAACGTGCCGACCCGATGGGCGAGCAATTCGATTACGCGGCGGAGTTCAAGACCCTCGATCTGGATGCGGTGATCCAGGATCTCCACGCGCTGATGACCGACTCGCAGGAGTGGTGGCCCGCCGATTTCGGCCATTATGGCGGCCTGTTCATCCGTCTGGCGTGGCATAGCGCGGGCACCTACCGCATCGCGGACGGCCGCGGCGGCGCCGGCGCCGGGCAACAGCGCTTCGCGCCGCTCAACAGCTGGCCGGACAACGCCAACCTGGACAAGGCGCGCCGCCTGCTGTGGCCGATCAAGCAGAAGTACGGCCGCAAGCTGTCCTGGGCCGATCTATTCGTCCTCGTCGGTAACGTCGCGCTGGAATCCATGGGCTTCAAGACCTTCGGCTTCGCCGGCGGCCGCGCCGACACCTGGGAGCCAGAGGAACTCTACTGGGGACCGGAAGGCACCTGGCTGGGCGACAGCCGGTACAGCGGCGAGCGCGAGCTGCAGAATCCGCTCGGCGCGGTGCAGATGGGCCTCATCTACGTCAATCCGGAAGGCCCCAACGGCAATCCGGACCCGGTCGCCGCGGCGCGGGATATTCGCGACACCTTCGCGCGCATGGCCATGAACGACGAGGAAACCGTCGCGCTCATCGCCGGCGGTCACAGCTTCGGCAAGACCCATGGCGCGGGCGATCCGTCGCTGATCGGCGCGGAGCCGGAAGGCGGCGCGATCGAGGATCAGGGCTTGGGCTGGAAAAGCCGGCATGGCACGGGCATCGGCGCCGACGCGATCACCGGCGGCCCCGAGGTGATCTGGACCCAGACGCCGACCCGCTGGAGCAATCTGTTCTTCGAGAACCTGTTCAGCTTCGAATGGGAGCTGGAGACCAGCCCGGCCGGCGCCAAGCAATGGCGCGCCAAGAACGCCGAGGCCAGCATCCCGGACCCGTTCGACCCGTCGAGAAAGCGGGTGCCGACCATGCTGACCACAGACCTGGCGCTGCGTTTCGATCCGGCCTACGAAAAGATTTCGCGCCGCTTCCTCGAGAACCCCGACCAGTTCGCCGACGCCTTCGCCCGCGCGTGGTTCAAGCTCACCCATCGCGACATGGGGCCGATCCAGCGCTATCTGGGACCGCTCGTTCCCAAGGAGACGCTGATCTGGCAGGACCCGATCCCGGCCGTCGACCATCCGCTGGTCGGCGAGGCGGATATCGAGACGCTGAAGTCGCGCGTCCTGGCGTCGGGCCTGCCGGTCTCGCAGCTTGTCTCCGCCGCCTGGGCGTCGGCGTCGACCTTCCGGGGATCCGACAAGCGCGGCGGCGCCAATGGCGCGCGCATCCGCCTCGCGCCGCAGAAGGACTGGGAGGTCAACCAGCCGGCTCAGCTGGCGCAGGTGCTGGGCGCGCTGGAGCGCATCCGCCAGGACTTCAATGCCGGCGCCTCCGGCGGCAAGAAGGTCTCGCTGGCGGATCTGATCGTGCTGGCGGGCGGCGCGGCCATCGAAAAGGCCGCCAGCGACGCCGGAATCGCGCTGAAGGTCCCGTTCACGCCGGGCCGCATGGATGCCTCCCAGGAGCAGACCGATGTGGAGTCCTTCGCGCCGCTGGAGCCCAGGGCCGATGCCTTCCGCAACTATTACACCGCCAACAAGCTGATGACGCCCGAGGAAGCCATGGTCGACAAGGCCCAGCTGCTCGGCCTCTCCGGTCCGGAGATGACCGTGCTGCTGGGCGGATTGCGCGTGCTCGGCGCCAATGTGGGCCAGTCGGCCCACGGTGTCTTCACCCATCGCGCCGGCAGGCTGACCAACGACTTCTTCGTCAACCTGCTCGACATGGCGACCGAATGGCAGCCGGTCGCCGGCAAGGAAGGCGTCTATGAAGGCCTCGACCGCAAGACCGGTTCGGTCAAATGGACCGGCACCCGCGTCGATCTCATCTTCGGCTCGCACTCGCAGCTGCGCGCCTTCGCGGAAGTCTATGCCGCGGCGGATGCCGGCGAGAAGTTCGCCCGGGATTTCGCGGCGGCCTGGGCCAAGGTGATGAACGCCGACCGCTTCGATCTGGCGTAA
- a CDS encoding aromatic ring-hydroxylating dioxygenase subunit alpha, with product MSREKLVEIVRDNIAHFKAGTIEQAPGVYKVPASAYTDEARFKQEIDLIFKRMPLMLAPSAEVKEPGDYKAMNPFGTPLLITRGKDGKARVFMNSCGHRGAPLRDCGTGKASRFVCPYHGWTYNNEGKLVGVAASSEFGEFDREEYGLPELPTLERAGLIWAVLDPNSTIDMDAFLSGYDDMLANFNFDNWYLFDSRTLRGPNWKIAYDGYLDFYHLPVLHKTTIGGDRSPQANYYAWGPHQRVTSPDRYAHLDKLPEAEWPMEDIMTGVWTIFPHISIASFKGGGRGVMISQLFPGDNVGESFTTQYYMMEKEPDQAGKDGARKQFDLLENVVRDEDYKTGLQVQEALASGARNHSLFGRNEFGGQRFHGWVQRLLETPDDGLNALFRQPERQAAE from the coding sequence ATGTCGAGAGAGAAACTGGTCGAAATCGTGCGCGACAACATCGCGCATTTCAAGGCAGGCACGATCGAGCAGGCGCCAGGCGTCTACAAGGTGCCGGCTTCGGCCTACACGGACGAAGCGCGCTTCAAGCAGGAGATCGACCTGATCTTCAAGCGCATGCCGCTGATGCTGGCGCCCAGCGCCGAGGTCAAGGAGCCCGGCGATTACAAGGCGATGAACCCGTTCGGCACGCCGCTTCTGATCACGCGCGGCAAGGACGGCAAGGCCCGCGTCTTCATGAATTCCTGCGGCCATCGCGGCGCGCCGCTGCGCGATTGCGGCACCGGCAAGGCGTCGCGTTTCGTGTGCCCCTACCACGGGTGGACCTACAACAATGAAGGCAAGCTGGTGGGCGTGGCCGCGAGCAGCGAGTTCGGCGAATTCGACCGCGAGGAATACGGCCTTCCCGAGCTGCCGACCCTGGAGCGCGCTGGCCTGATCTGGGCGGTGCTGGACCCCAACTCGACCATCGATATGGACGCCTTCCTGTCGGGCTATGACGACATGCTGGCCAACTTCAACTTCGACAACTGGTATCTGTTCGATTCGCGCACTCTGCGCGGCCCGAACTGGAAGATCGCCTATGACGGCTACCTGGATTTCTACCATCTCCCGGTGCTGCACAAGACCACCATCGGCGGCGACCGCTCGCCGCAGGCCAATTACTACGCCTGGGGCCCGCACCAGCGCGTCACCTCGCCGGATCGCTATGCCCACCTGGACAAGCTGCCGGAGGCCGAATGGCCGATGGAAGACATCATGACGGGCGTGTGGACCATCTTCCCGCACATCTCCATCGCCTCGTTCAAGGGCGGTGGGCGCGGCGTGATGATCTCGCAACTGTTCCCCGGCGACAATGTGGGCGAGTCCTTCACCACCCAGTACTACATGATGGAAAAGGAGCCGGACCAGGCAGGCAAGGACGGGGCGCGCAAGCAGTTCGACCTGCTGGAGAACGTGGTCCGCGACGAGGATTACAAGACCGGCCTGCAGGTCCAGGAAGCGCTCGCCTCGGGGGCGCGCAATCACTCGCTGTTCGGCCGCAACGAATTTGGCGGCCAGCGTTTTCACGGCTGGGTCCAGCGCCTGCTGGAGACGCCGGACGACGGCCTGAATGCCCTCTTCCGACAGCCGGAGCGCCAGGCGGCCGAATAA
- a CDS encoding DUF547 domain-containing protein: MPFHRSRRHIACSVALLLSLAAPAAWATPQPAPPGGPLTQFEAHDPNAEVSVYYDVWANILSTVMEEKAGRVEPNYGGLGQTGREAIDIVLTEWQGIKVTALGRDEQLAYWLNLYNLASLKIMFETFASTAKASQDIAGRNPWANDKFNVKRFYTAEGNPWATPMLTVEGVSLSLNDIEHRILYAFWPAEQVLYGLGCPVRGCPDLPLKPYAPAVVHKQLAAAATRFVADPENAKLKGTAVRLSELYRWHQGVLGGEAKVLEHVTKLAGRRLAGATSISGYDFDWKLAGKQPPANWTMPRGQMNRGAGAGGMISE, encoded by the coding sequence ATGCCGTTTCACCGCTCGCGCCGACACATTGCCTGTTCTGTGGCCCTGCTGCTTTCGCTTGCCGCCCCCGCCGCATGGGCGACACCGCAGCCGGCGCCGCCGGGCGGCCCGCTCACCCAGTTCGAGGCGCACGATCCGAATGCGGAAGTGAGCGTCTATTACGATGTCTGGGCCAACATCCTGTCGACGGTGATGGAAGAGAAGGCCGGCCGCGTCGAGCCCAATTACGGCGGCCTCGGCCAGACCGGACGGGAGGCCATCGACATTGTTCTCACCGAATGGCAGGGCATCAAGGTCACGGCTCTGGGACGCGACGAACAGTTGGCCTACTGGCTCAATCTCTACAATCTGGCGTCGCTGAAGATCATGTTCGAGACCTTCGCCTCGACCGCCAAGGCGTCGCAAGACATAGCCGGGCGCAATCCCTGGGCGAACGACAAGTTCAACGTCAAGAGGTTCTACACCGCCGAGGGTAATCCCTGGGCCACGCCGATGCTCACGGTCGAAGGCGTCAGCCTGTCGCTCAACGACATCGAACATCGCATTCTCTACGCGTTCTGGCCCGCCGAACAGGTGCTCTACGGCCTCGGCTGTCCGGTCAGGGGCTGTCCGGACCTGCCCTTGAAGCCCTATGCGCCGGCCGTCGTGCACAAGCAGCTCGCCGCCGCCGCCACCCGCTTCGTCGCCGACCCCGAAAATGCCAAACTCAAGGGCACGGCCGTACGTCTGTCCGAACTCTACCGCTGGCATCAGGGTGTACTGGGCGGCGAGGCCAAGGTGCTGGAGCATGTGACCAAGCTCGCCGGCCGGCGGCTGGCCGGCGCGACGAGTATTTCCGGCTACGACTTCGACTGGAAACTGGCGGGCAAGCAGCCGCCCGCCAACTGGACCATGCCCCGCGGCCAGATGAACCGGGGCGCCGGCGCGGGCGGCATGATCTCCGAATAG
- a CDS encoding SDR family NAD(P)-dependent oxidoreductase, with amino-acid sequence MNHPAIAPGHVAVVTGGASGIGLAAARRFAEAGMKIVLADRDEARLADARGVVAALAGAAADVLAVPTDVSRMEDLERLRDAAWQTFGGVHLLMNNAGIGAGGGPLENYEGWRKVMEVNLWGVINGVHAFAPGMIAQGAPGAIINTGSKQGITCPPGNTAYNVTKAGIKVLTEGLQHELRNTPGCRISAHLLVPGFTYTGITRTDGPGKPPGAWTGEQVADFMLTAMAAGDFYIICPDNDVTRELDNKRIRWAADDIVRNRPPLSRWHPDYKDAFAAFSID; translated from the coding sequence ATGAACCATCCAGCGATTGCTCCCGGCCATGTGGCGGTCGTCACGGGCGGCGCCAGCGGCATCGGCCTTGCCGCCGCCCGGCGTTTCGCCGAAGCCGGCATGAAAATCGTGCTCGCCGACCGGGACGAGGCGAGGCTGGCCGATGCGCGCGGCGTGGTCGCCGCCCTGGCCGGCGCGGCCGCCGACGTGCTGGCGGTGCCGACGGATGTGAGCCGGATGGAGGATCTGGAGCGCCTCAGGGACGCGGCGTGGCAAACCTTTGGCGGCGTGCACCTGCTGATGAACAATGCGGGCATCGGCGCCGGCGGCGGTCCGCTGGAGAATTACGAGGGCTGGCGCAAGGTGATGGAGGTCAATCTCTGGGGCGTCATCAACGGCGTCCACGCGTTTGCCCCCGGGATGATCGCCCAGGGCGCGCCGGGCGCGATCATCAATACGGGCTCCAAGCAGGGCATCACCTGTCCGCCCGGCAATACGGCCTACAATGTCACCAAGGCCGGCATCAAGGTCCTGACCGAAGGCCTGCAGCACGAGCTGCGCAACACGCCCGGATGCCGGATCAGCGCCCATCTGCTGGTGCCCGGCTTCACCTATACCGGCATCACCCGTACCGATGGCCCCGGCAAGCCGCCTGGTGCCTGGACCGGCGAACAGGTCGCGGACTTCATGCTGACCGCCATGGCGGCGGGCGATTTCTACATCATCTGCCCCGACAATGACGTGACGCGGGAGCTCGACAACAAGCGCATCCGCTGGGCCGCCGACGACATCGTCCGGAATCGCCCGCCGCTGTCCCGCTGGCATCCCGACTACAAGGATGCGTTCGCGGCGTTCTCCATCGATTGA
- a CDS encoding SLC13 family permease, which produces MLPSIHAAATILLTIGTFWLFATGKLRIELVSMGVIGILALGFYFFPLEHDGALTGMEVAFGGFGHEALIAICCLMILGRGLVVTGALEPAGRLLARLWRANKPLGMLFTLMIAAGMSMVVNDTPVMVLTMPILLNLATRVGVPASKTLMPVNCAVLIGGMATTIGTSTNLLVTSIATDMGLPRMGVFHFADTALLAALIALPYLWFVMPRLLPSNSSVAVQSPRLFEAALHIGPESTVLGAPASELERRIGHELKIVSVVRPYFANAAVPPVGKLEAGDLVRVEGTMAHLREASEDLKAPLAHPTVLETLRALEGSPEDDDIIAELVIGSDSPLTGKSIKSAQIADRYGVVVIGLHRPNRALFSEPRHSADEVLELGDVVLVRGTPERLKAMELGESAMVLEGAAEMPRTTKAPIALAIVGAVVFLASFKLMPIAIASLGGAIAMLATGCIKFDRVGRALSTQVIVLVAASIALGRALLETGAAGWLGEIFAFVLQPLPAAAVLAAMMLFATLLTNFASNTAAAAVSTPIAVSLAATLGIPAEPLVLAVLFGCNLCYATPFAYQTNILIMSAGGYQFRDYLRAGLPLVVIMIVSLSILLVLRYNL; this is translated from the coding sequence ATGCTGCCATCGATCCACGCGGCCGCCACGATCCTGCTGACCATCGGCACCTTCTGGCTGTTCGCGACGGGAAAGCTGCGGATCGAGCTGGTGTCGATGGGGGTGATCGGCATCCTGGCCCTCGGTTTCTACTTCTTTCCGCTGGAGCATGATGGCGCGCTCACCGGCATGGAGGTGGCGTTCGGCGGTTTCGGCCACGAGGCACTCATCGCCATCTGCTGTTTGATGATCCTGGGGCGGGGGCTGGTCGTCACCGGCGCCCTCGAGCCCGCCGGGCGGCTGCTCGCGCGACTGTGGCGGGCGAACAAGCCGCTCGGGATGCTCTTTACCCTGATGATCGCCGCCGGCATGAGCATGGTGGTCAACGATACGCCGGTCATGGTGCTGACCATGCCGATCCTGCTGAATCTGGCGACGCGGGTCGGTGTTCCGGCGTCGAAGACGTTGATGCCGGTCAATTGCGCTGTCCTGATCGGCGGCATGGCGACCACGATCGGAACCTCGACCAATCTGCTCGTCACGTCCATCGCCACGGATATGGGGCTGCCTCGCATGGGCGTGTTCCATTTCGCCGATACGGCGCTGCTGGCCGCCCTGATCGCCCTGCCATACCTATGGTTCGTGATGCCTCGGCTGCTACCGAGCAATTCATCGGTGGCCGTGCAATCGCCCCGCTTGTTCGAGGCCGCCCTGCATATCGGCCCGGAAAGTACCGTCCTGGGGGCGCCGGCAAGCGAGCTCGAACGCCGCATCGGCCATGAGCTGAAGATCGTCTCCGTGGTGCGGCCCTACTTCGCCAACGCCGCCGTGCCGCCGGTGGGCAAGCTGGAAGCCGGGGACCTGGTGCGGGTGGAAGGCACCATGGCCCATCTGCGCGAGGCCAGCGAGGATCTCAAGGCGCCGCTGGCGCATCCGACCGTTCTGGAGACGTTGCGGGCGCTGGAGGGCAGTCCCGAGGACGACGACATCATCGCGGAACTCGTGATCGGCTCGGATTCGCCCCTCACCGGCAAGAGTATCAAGTCGGCGCAGATCGCCGACCGCTACGGCGTCGTCGTCATCGGCCTGCACCGGCCCAATCGCGCGTTGTTTTCGGAGCCGCGCCATTCCGCCGACGAGGTGCTGGAACTGGGCGACGTGGTGCTGGTCCGTGGCACGCCGGAGCGTCTGAAGGCCATGGAGCTGGGGGAAAGCGCCATGGTGCTGGAGGGAGCGGCCGAAATGCCGCGCACCACCAAGGCGCCGATCGCGCTCGCCATCGTCGGCGCGGTGGTGTTCCTCGCCTCGTTCAAGCTCATGCCCATCGCCATCGCGTCCCTGGGCGGCGCCATCGCCATGCTGGCGACGGGCTGCATCAAGTTCGACAGGGTGGGCCGGGCGCTCAGTACCCAGGTGATCGTGCTGGTCGCCGCCAGTATCGCGCTGGGCCGCGCGCTGCTCGAAACCGGCGCCGCTGGCTGGCTGGGGGAGATATTCGCGTTCGTTCTCCAGCCATTGCCCGCCGCCGCGGTGCTGGCCGCCATGATGCTGTTCGCGACCCTGCTGACCAACTTCGCTTCGAACACGGCCGCCGCCGCCGTCAGCACGCCCATCGCCGTCAGTCTGGCGGCGACGCTGGGCATCCCTGCCGAGCCGCTGGTGCTGGCCGTGCTGTTCGGCTGCAATCTATGCTACGCGACGCCGTTCGCCTACCAGACCAACATTCTGATCATGTCGGCTGGTGGTTATCAGTTCCGCGATTATCTGCGGGCCGGTCTGCCCTTGGTGGTGATCATGATCGTGTCGCTCTCGATCCTGCTGGTGCTGCGCTACAATCTGTAG
- a CDS encoding PEP-CTERM sorting domain-containing protein — MTRAGVPLVPALLLAALAGALMPSPSGAMSVNLISNGEFEYPAGITSYNILPTNGVPGWGTTDSGIEIWGQGFSGSPSYGSDGNPTGQSLELNANMGGASVFQTFTVPLDITSGAAVLSFDAWPRENALGTVSLQGTVSGQILAPSAIAMNGSLWTPNVFNVTVAAGEMVTLLFQAFGGTSAVSPHVDQVSFAVSVPEPGMLALSAAGLALLAGLRRRRRSH; from the coding sequence ATGACACGCGCCGGAGTCCCGCTCGTCCCCGCCCTGCTGCTGGCGGCGCTGGCCGGCGCGCTCATGCCGAGCCCTTCCGGCGCCATGTCGGTCAATCTGATCAGCAATGGCGAGTTCGAGTATCCCGCCGGGATCACCAGCTACAACATCCTGCCCACCAACGGCGTCCCGGGTTGGGGGACGACGGACAGCGGCATCGAGATCTGGGGACAGGGTTTTTCCGGCTCGCCGAGCTATGGCAGTGACGGCAATCCCACCGGACAGAGCCTCGAGCTGAACGCCAATATGGGCGGCGCCTCGGTCTTCCAGACCTTCACCGTGCCGCTCGATATCACGTCCGGCGCCGCCGTGCTGAGTTTCGATGCCTGGCCGCGCGAGAACGCGCTGGGCACCGTCTCGCTGCAGGGTACGGTATCCGGTCAGATCCTGGCCCCCAGCGCCATCGCCATGAATGGCAGCCTGTGGACGCCCAACGTGTTCAACGTGACCGTCGCCGCTGGCGAAATGGTCACCCTGCTGTTTCAGGCCTTTGGCGGCACGTCGGCGGTATCGCCCCATGTGGACCAGGTCTCGTTCGCGGTGTCCGTGCCCGAGCCGGGCATGCTGGCACTGTCCGCCGCCGGCCTAGCGCTGCTGGCCGGGCTGCGGCGGCGTCGCCGCAGCCATTGA
- a CDS encoding enolase C-terminal domain-like protein — MTATGIKITGLRVRAAMVPRPRPLIFHTAVFSESPLLLLDLETDAGVTGHAYLFCYHDEAVQPMVALARNMADVVTGAELAPLALNRAIAGRFRYLGMQGLMQIIASAIDMAAWDAASKAAGLPLARYLGGAPRPLPTYDSTGLGGPASVAREARELADAGFGTIKIKLGYATGADDLAVIRAIGEAVPGMQLMVDYNQRLTNVEATARMALLEPEGLLWIEEPLDFNDLDGHAALARDFRTPIQMGENWWNAPDMLKAVKAGATDCVMLDIARIGGVTGWLQCAALAEAHGLPLSSHFFPEISAHLMCVTPTAHWLEFLEWASPILVEPAWQENGVYVVPETPGTGVAWNEDAVARYEITVA; from the coding sequence ATGACGGCAACAGGCATCAAGATCACCGGCTTGCGGGTCCGCGCGGCGATGGTTCCGCGACCCCGACCGCTGATCTTCCACACCGCGGTATTCTCGGAATCGCCGCTGCTGCTGCTCGACCTGGAGACGGACGCCGGCGTCACCGGCCATGCCTATCTGTTCTGCTACCACGATGAGGCCGTGCAGCCGATGGTCGCGCTGGCCCGCAACATGGCGGACGTGGTGACCGGCGCCGAGCTCGCGCCGCTGGCGCTGAACCGCGCTATTGCCGGCCGGTTCCGCTATCTGGGCATGCAGGGACTGATGCAGATCATCGCGTCGGCCATCGACATGGCGGCCTGGGACGCGGCCTCGAAAGCGGCGGGCCTGCCGCTCGCGCGCTATCTGGGCGGGGCACCCCGCCCGCTGCCGACCTATGACAGCACCGGCCTTGGCGGTCCCGCCTCGGTGGCGCGGGAAGCGCGCGAGCTGGCGGATGCGGGCTTCGGCACCATCAAGATCAAGCTGGGCTACGCGACCGGGGCCGACGATCTGGCCGTCATTCGGGCCATCGGCGAGGCCGTGCCGGGCATGCAGCTGATGGTCGACTACAATCAGCGGCTGACCAATGTGGAAGCCACCGCGCGCATGGCGCTGCTGGAGCCGGAAGGCCTGCTGTGGATCGAGGAGCCGCTGGACTTCAACGATCTGGACGGCCATGCCGCCCTGGCGCGCGATTTCCGCACGCCGATCCAGATGGGCGAGAACTGGTGGAACGCGCCCGACATGCTGAAGGCGGTGAAGGCCGGCGCCACCGACTGCGTCATGCTGGACATCGCCCGCATCGGCGGCGTCACGGGATGGCTGCAATGCGCCGCCCTCGCCGAGGCGCACGGCCTGCCGCTGTCGAGCCATTTCTTTCCGGAGATCAGCGCCCATCTGATGTGCGTCACGCCCACGGCGCACTGGCTGGAGTTCCTGGAATGGGCAAGCCCGATCCTGGTCGAACCGGCGTGGCAGGAGAATGGCGTCTACGTGGTGCCGGAAACGCCGGGCACGGGCGTGGCGTGGAACGAGGACGCCGTCGCCCGCTACGAGATCACGGTCGCATGA
- a CDS encoding flavin reductase family protein, which produces MELDFATLSRAERYKLLVSTVVPRPIALVTTVSKTGIVNSAPFSFFNAMSSEPPLVVLGLEVTDYAPRKDTGDNIRDTGEFVVSLVSQAIAPHMNLCAMDFPAEEDELEGAGLTAVPSVKVKAPYIKESPVSFECRRMTTLEVGTGNRIVVGEVLYMHIDDACFDPATFHVDAPMMQLIGRMHGGGWYTDTTGTFNMPRIAYADWAVERRKAGE; this is translated from the coding sequence ATGGAACTGGATTTCGCGACTCTCTCCCGCGCCGAGCGCTACAAGCTGCTGGTCTCCACCGTGGTGCCGCGGCCGATCGCGCTGGTCACCACCGTCAGCAAGACCGGTATCGTCAATTCGGCGCCGTTCAGCTTCTTCAATGCCATGAGCAGCGAGCCGCCGCTCGTGGTGCTGGGGCTCGAGGTGACCGACTACGCGCCGCGCAAGGATACCGGTGACAATATCCGTGACACGGGCGAGTTCGTCGTCAGCCTGGTCAGCCAGGCGATCGCCCCGCACATGAATCTGTGCGCCATGGACTTCCCCGCCGAGGAGGACGAGCTCGAGGGCGCCGGCCTGACAGCGGTGCCCAGCGTCAAGGTGAAGGCGCCCTACATCAAGGAATCGCCCGTCAGCTTCGAGTGCAGGCGCATGACCACGCTGGAAGTGGGGACGGGCAACCGCATCGTGGTCGGCGAGGTTCTCTACATGCATATCGACGACGCCTGCTTCGATCCCGCCACCTTCCACGTGGACGCGCCCATGATGCAGCTGATCGGCCGCATGCATGGTGGCGGCTGGTACACCGACACAACCGGCACCTTCAACATGCCGCGCATCGCCTATGCCGACTGGGCGGTGGAGCGCCGCAAGGCGGGCGAATAG
- a CDS encoding metallophosphoesterase — protein sequence MRLPGFFYIALGLTALLHAYIGARLLPDLSLGTPGVLLGAAALLASVVLLPFAVLGRYIRHQPLGDRLTWAGSLAMGVFSWLLLFTLLRDVLLLVAWMAVSPALLAAITTWSALAVLALTLVVSIAGFFSARRLARIKHVDVPIAGLDGALHGFVIAQISDIHVGPTIKRGYLDRIVDAVNRLEADMIAITGDLVDGSVGDLAHHTAPLARLGARHGTYFVTGNHEYYAGAHAWIDELHRLGLTVLGNRHVVLSHDGASLVVAGVHDYTAHQFDPDHRSDPAGALHGAPAHAATRILLAHQPRTAHAAAEAGYHLQLSGHTHGGQFWPWNFFVPLQQPFTGGLNRLRDLWVYTSRGTGYWGPPNRFGVPSEITRIRLVTA from the coding sequence ATGCGCCTTCCAGGCTTCTTCTACATCGCGCTCGGGCTGACCGCCCTGCTGCACGCCTATATCGGCGCGAGGCTGCTGCCTGATTTGTCCCTGGGCACGCCCGGCGTGCTGCTGGGCGCCGCGGCGTTGCTGGCCTCCGTCGTGCTTCTGCCCTTCGCCGTGCTGGGCCGATACATCCGTCACCAGCCCCTGGGCGACCGCCTCACTTGGGCGGGCTCGCTGGCGATGGGCGTGTTCTCATGGCTGCTGCTGTTCACCCTGCTCCGGGATGTCCTGCTCCTCGTCGCCTGGATGGCCGTGTCGCCGGCGCTGCTGGCGGCCATCACCACCTGGTCCGCCCTGGCCGTGCTGGCGCTGACCCTGGTGGTCAGCATTGCCGGCTTCTTCTCGGCCCGGCGCCTTGCCCGGATCAAGCATGTGGACGTTCCCATCGCCGGCCTGGACGGGGCGCTGCACGGGTTCGTCATCGCCCAGATCAGTGACATTCATGTCGGGCCCACCATCAAGCGCGGCTATCTGGACCGGATCGTCGACGCGGTGAACCGGCTGGAGGCCGACATGATCGCCATCACCGGCGATCTGGTCGACGGAAGCGTCGGCGATCTGGCGCATCATACCGCGCCGCTCGCCCGGCTCGGCGCGCGTCATGGCACCTATTTCGTCACCGGAAACCATGAATATTACGCCGGCGCCCATGCCTGGATCGACGAACTCCATCGCCTCGGGCTGACCGTGCTCGGCAACCGGCATGTGGTGCTGTCCCATGACGGCGCCTCGCTCGTCGTCGCCGGCGTGCACGACTATACCGCGCACCAGTTCGACCCGGACCACCGCAGCGATCCCGCCGGGGCGCTACACGGCGCGCCGGCCCACGCCGCCACGCGCATCCTGCTGGCGCACCAGCCGCGTACCGCGCACGCGGCGGCGGAGGCGGGCTATCATTTGCAGCTCTCCGGCCACACCCATGGCGGCCAGTTCTGGCCGTGGAACTTCTTCGTGCCGCTGCAGCAGCCCTTCACCGGCGGCCTCAACCGCCTGCGCGACCTGTGGGTCTATACCAGCCGGGGCACCGGCTACTGGGGGCCGCCGAACCGGTTCGGGGTCCCGTCGGAGATCACCCGGATCCGGCTGGTCACGGCCTGA